One window of the Paenibacillus beijingensis genome contains the following:
- a CDS encoding molybdopterin-containing oxidoreductase family protein: protein MSAFSQFENGVFRSVCPLDCPDTCALHVHKENGKIVKVTGNPDHPVTQGAICNKVRNMAERIYHPDRIQYPMKRIGAKGEGKFERITWQEAIDEIVQRFQQIIKEHGSEAILPYSFYGNMGILNVDGMDRRFFHRLGASKLDQTICSVAGSLGFRYTMGIPGGIDPEETTDSKLIIIWGGNLASTNMHQVALAEKARKKGATIVVIDVHKNQTGRWADWFIPLRPGTDAALALGMMHVLFAEQLVDESFLQQYTYGYEQLREHVKSYPVDKISRITGVPEEDIVRLARLYGATSPSYIHIGNGLQHHDNGGMNVRTIACLPALTGQWAKRGGGATRGNSWYARVNGRALERADLRPNPKARSVNMNRIGEALLALDPPIRAMFVYCSNPAVVAPESGKVQQGLMREDLFTVVHDLFITDTAKYADLLLPATSSFENTDLYNSYWHHYIQLQEPVIPIYGESKSNYELFRTLAKAMGFKDDAFDDTEEDMIRQALDNPSNPYLEGVTLEDLKEHGWKRLSMDRERPFLKRLPTSSGKIALYSTALEKKGLPPLPTYMPLKEGYDGESQPGAGEAFPLMFISPPNHNFLNSTFANVPKLQKIEKRPTLQIHPDDAALRGISDGELVDVFNERGQIELTALVTENLLPGVVVSQGLWWEGEKRSQRVNVLTPNRSADMGGGATFFSTTVEVRKNRGH from the coding sequence ATGTCAGCATTTTCGCAATTCGAGAACGGCGTATTCCGCTCCGTTTGTCCGCTCGATTGTCCGGATACATGCGCCCTGCATGTCCATAAAGAAAACGGCAAAATCGTCAAAGTAACGGGCAATCCCGACCACCCGGTAACGCAAGGAGCCATCTGCAATAAAGTGCGCAACATGGCGGAGCGGATTTACCATCCCGATCGGATTCAATATCCGATGAAGCGGATCGGAGCGAAAGGAGAAGGAAAGTTCGAGCGCATTACGTGGCAGGAAGCGATCGACGAGATTGTGCAGCGTTTTCAGCAGATCATCAAGGAACACGGTTCTGAGGCGATTTTGCCATACAGCTTCTACGGTAATATGGGGATCTTGAACGTGGACGGGATGGACCGCCGTTTCTTTCACCGCTTAGGCGCAAGCAAGCTGGATCAAACGATATGCAGCGTTGCCGGATCGCTCGGATTCAGGTATACGATGGGGATCCCGGGCGGCATCGACCCGGAAGAAACGACGGATTCCAAACTGATTATCATTTGGGGCGGAAATTTGGCGAGTACAAATATGCACCAGGTTGCCCTGGCGGAAAAAGCGCGCAAAAAAGGAGCGACGATCGTCGTCATCGATGTTCATAAAAATCAGACCGGCCGCTGGGCGGATTGGTTCATCCCGCTGCGTCCCGGAACGGATGCGGCGCTCGCACTCGGGATGATGCATGTGCTTTTTGCCGAGCAGCTAGTGGACGAATCCTTTTTGCAGCAGTATACGTACGGCTACGAGCAGCTGCGGGAGCATGTCAAATCATATCCCGTCGACAAAATTTCCCGCATTACGGGAGTTCCCGAAGAGGATATCGTCCGTTTGGCCCGTTTATATGGAGCGACCTCGCCGTCTTATATTCATATCGGCAACGGCTTGCAGCACCATGATAACGGAGGCATGAACGTCCGGACGATCGCTTGCCTGCCTGCATTGACCGGTCAATGGGCAAAAAGAGGAGGAGGAGCGACCAGGGGCAACTCATGGTACGCACGCGTCAACGGCAGAGCTTTGGAGAGAGCGGATTTACGTCCCAATCCAAAGGCCAGGAGCGTCAACATGAACCGGATCGGGGAAGCTCTGCTCGCGTTGGACCCGCCCATCCGCGCCATGTTCGTCTACTGCAGCAATCCGGCCGTCGTGGCGCCGGAATCGGGTAAAGTGCAGCAGGGACTGATGCGGGAAGATTTGTTTACCGTCGTGCATGATTTGTTCATCACCGACACCGCGAAGTATGCCGATCTGCTGCTTCCGGCCACGAGTTCATTCGAAAATACAGACCTTTACAATTCGTACTGGCATCATTATATACAGCTGCAGGAGCCGGTCATCCCGATCTATGGGGAAAGCAAATCCAACTATGAATTGTTCCGCACGCTGGCAAAAGCAATGGGATTTAAAGATGACGCTTTTGACGACACCGAAGAGGACATGATCCGGCAGGCGCTTGACAACCCGTCCAACCCTTATTTGGAGGGCGTAACATTGGAAGATTTGAAGGAGCACGGCTGGAAACGCCTCAGCATGGACAGGGAGAGGCCTTTTTTGAAAAGACTTCCTACTTCATCGGGAAAAATCGCGCTCTATTCAACCGCCTTGGAAAAGAAAGGGCTGCCTCCGCTTCCGACGTATATGCCGCTTAAGGAAGGTTATGATGGTGAGAGCCAGCCCGGGGCAGGCGAAGCGTTTCCGCTCATGTTTATTTCGCCTCCGAACCATAACTTCCTCAACTCTACCTTTGCCAATGTGCCCAAGCTGCAGAAGATCGAAAAGCGGCCGACGCTGCAAATCCATCCGGATGACGCAGCATTGCGCGGTATTTCGGACGGGGAGCTCGTTGACGTCTTCAATGAGCGGGGTCAAATCGAGCTGACCGCACTTGTAACGGAAAATTTGCTTCCCGGTGTCGTGGTCAGCCAGGGGCTTTGGTGGGAAGGGGAAAAGAGATCTCAGCGCGTCAATGTGCTGACGCCGAACCGGTCCGCCGATATGGGCGGAGGAGCGACGTTCTTTTCGACCACCGTTGAGGTAAGGAAAAATCGCGGACATTAA
- a CDS encoding sigma-70 family RNA polymerase sigma factor yields the protein MEEGSQVPELFQRLFREHYPEVARKLYALTGDYATAEDLAQEVFLRLYRSPPDQLEAARAWLHRVLTRVGYDYLRQRSSGKALLEKETARVAAWSEGTAPSGETEVIREWEIDVVRRVLQKLSDRDRTALLLREEGYSYEEIAFRLEVNPKIVGTLLARAEERLKKKYGQEEEQHDGGRSETDRRGAGF from the coding sequence ATGGAAGAAGGCTCACAAGTACCCGAGCTGTTCCAGCGCTTGTTCCGGGAGCATTACCCCGAGGTGGCGCGGAAGCTCTATGCGTTGACCGGCGATTATGCGACGGCGGAGGATTTGGCCCAAGAGGTGTTCCTGCGGCTCTACCGGAGCCCTCCGGACCAGCTGGAGGCCGCCCGCGCTTGGCTGCATCGGGTTCTGACCCGGGTGGGCTACGATTATTTGAGACAACGGTCGTCGGGCAAGGCGTTATTGGAAAAGGAAACCGCCCGTGTGGCGGCTTGGTCGGAAGGCACCGCCCCTTCGGGAGAGACGGAGGTCATCCGCGAGTGGGAAATAGACGTGGTCCGCCGGGTGCTGCAGAAACTCTCGGACCGGGACCGGACCGCCCTTCTGCTTCGGGAGGAAGGGTACAGCTACGAGGAGATTGCCTTCCGGCTGGAGGTCAACCCGAAGATTGTCGGCACGCTGCTGGCCCGGGCGGAGGAACGGCTGAAGAAGAAATACGGGCAGGAGGAGGAGCAGCACGATGGCGGACGGAGCGAAACGGACCGGCGGGGAGCCGGTTTTTGA
- a CDS encoding EcsC family protein yields MANRNAYTASSMESKAELEAALQEIRKWENNQKDLWFWEKLGRLPFMLLDKITPRFIQEKLGAAMDELGGYIQNGGRYLISEKSIASLLADHARGSGAEGLPAYPLAVMDRTAEQLAASRAKLAAIQGASTGIGGLFTLAVDIPAVLGLSLKIIQEIAICYGFDPKEKEERIFAVKVMQFASSDIVGKRAIIEELAAIGSADEDKRQRAMISQLQGWREVVAVFRDNFGWKKLFQLVPVAGMIFGALINKGMLQDMAEAAQMLYRKRRILIRLAESGEQHDKHERLERTT; encoded by the coding sequence ATGGCCAATCGGAATGCTTATACGGCTTCATCGATGGAGAGCAAAGCGGAGCTGGAGGCGGCGCTGCAGGAAATCCGGAAGTGGGAGAACAACCAGAAGGATCTCTGGTTCTGGGAAAAGCTCGGAAGGCTGCCGTTCATGCTGCTGGATAAAATCACGCCACGGTTTATTCAAGAGAAGCTCGGTGCCGCAATGGATGAGCTTGGGGGATATATTCAAAACGGCGGGCGATATCTCATTTCGGAAAAATCAATCGCCAGCCTGCTGGCGGACCATGCCCGCGGCTCAGGCGCGGAAGGTTTGCCGGCTTATCCGCTCGCGGTAATGGACCGCACGGCCGAACAATTAGCCGCCAGCCGCGCCAAACTCGCCGCTATACAAGGCGCTTCAACCGGAATCGGCGGGCTGTTCACGCTGGCAGTCGACATTCCGGCCGTGCTCGGCCTCTCGCTGAAAATCATTCAGGAAATCGCGATTTGCTACGGTTTTGATCCGAAAGAAAAGGAGGAGCGCATCTTTGCGGTCAAGGTGATGCAGTTCGCATCTTCGGACATTGTCGGGAAGCGGGCCATCATTGAGGAGCTGGCCGCAATCGGCTCGGCGGACGAGGACAAGCGGCAGCGGGCGATGATTTCGCAGCTTCAGGGCTGGCGGGAAGTCGTGGCCGTGTTCCGCGACAATTTCGGCTGGAAAAAGCTGTTTCAGCTCGTGCCCGTAGCGGGCATGATCTTCGGTGCGCTCATCAATAAGGGCATGCTGCAGGATATGGCGGAAGCGGCACAAATGTTGTATCGTAAAAGAAGAATATTGATTCGACTGGCCGAAAGCGGGGAACAGCATGACAAGCATGAACGATTGGAGCGAACGACATAA
- a CDS encoding DUF3900 domain-containing protein, with product MDFTVHFLSFFVIQTDSEASDSGKRFKHYQTLDNEDYAQSELKDFLDGEFGRIVKRKAERNPVSETVPTKIGLFRVEPGYELESNPDFNLLQRLRDAEDKERFHSIADELVRIYMDTSAVRGGALIVVQAQLSKLFDESFLFVMKCDFESKIARIADERSLISRVEMAISAKSMKSILYPNMPEEGMLERWEVKIHQASHARYFEDFLKFVTYEKPLPEVMGDQVLEMVQQYMEDKWQDHQGAERKEEEEAIEIWAASEKRELQEKWTPEQVSAASAVLIEQKPDLGFSFKLGDVTVKGLLADFGSAIRLARHNGRYVAVIEGGSFLFERGVSPVELLHPPELTDILDEIGSGEPEASGAGASDSGTDFAAGFSAGEDSDVPW from the coding sequence ATGGATTTTACCGTACATTTTTTATCTTTTTTTGTCATTCAAACCGATAGCGAAGCAAGCGATTCCGGCAAACGGTTCAAGCACTACCAAACGCTCGATAATGAAGATTACGCCCAAAGCGAATTGAAAGATTTCCTGGATGGGGAGTTCGGCCGCATCGTGAAGCGTAAGGCGGAGCGCAATCCGGTTTCGGAGACGGTTCCGACCAAGATCGGCCTTTTCCGGGTGGAGCCGGGCTATGAGCTGGAAAGCAACCCGGATTTCAATCTGCTGCAGCGGCTGCGCGATGCAGAAGACAAGGAACGTTTTCACAGCATCGCCGACGAGCTGGTACGAATTTATATGGATACCTCCGCCGTTCGGGGCGGAGCTCTAATTGTCGTTCAGGCGCAGCTGTCCAAGCTGTTCGACGAGTCGTTTTTGTTCGTCATGAAATGCGACTTCGAATCCAAAATTGCGCGCATCGCCGATGAGCGGAGCCTCATCTCACGGGTGGAAATGGCGATCAGCGCCAAAAGCATGAAATCGATCCTTTATCCGAACATGCCCGAGGAAGGGATGCTCGAGCGGTGGGAGGTCAAAATTCATCAGGCTTCGCACGCACGCTATTTCGAAGATTTTCTGAAATTCGTCACTTATGAAAAGCCGCTTCCGGAAGTAATGGGCGACCAAGTGCTGGAGATGGTGCAGCAGTATATGGAAGACAAATGGCAGGATCATCAGGGGGCGGAGCGGAAGGAAGAGGAGGAAGCGATTGAAATATGGGCAGCCAGCGAGAAGCGGGAGCTGCAGGAGAAGTGGACGCCGGAACAGGTGTCGGCCGCATCCGCCGTGCTGATCGAACAGAAGCCGGATTTAGGCTTTTCGTTCAAGCTGGGAGATGTGACGGTGAAAGGACTGCTGGCCGATTTTGGCAGCGCGATCCGTTTGGCGCGCCATAACGGCCGATATGTGGCCGTCATTGAGGGCGGCAGCTTCTTGTTCGAACGCGGCGTTTCGCCGGTCGAGCTGCTGCATCCACCTGAGCTGACCGATATTTTGGACGAAATCGGCAGCGGCGAGCCTGAAGCGTCAGGAGCGGGGGCTTCCGATTCCGGAACGGACTTTGCCGCCGGCTTTTCAGCCGGTGAAGACTCGGACGTTCCCTGGTGA
- a CDS encoding peptidylprolyl isomerase gives MSGFKSRRAVIFLLFAAILAITAGCGNKPSNVTGSGSSGGSADSDVKHPVVTIEMDSGKTIRLELYPEVAPNTVNNFISLVNKGFYNGTVFHRVIPGFMIQGGDPEGTGAGGPGYSIAGEFSGNGFKNDLKHTRGVLSMARSQHPNSAGSQFFIMVADAPHLDGQYAAFGKVTEGMEVVDEIVNLPRDSQDKPEQLPVMKSVTVDTLGMMFKEPEKAN, from the coding sequence ATGTCAGGTTTTAAATCGAGGCGTGCGGTAATATTTCTTCTGTTTGCGGCGATTCTGGCCATAACGGCCGGATGCGGAAACAAGCCTTCAAACGTTACGGGCAGCGGTTCAAGCGGCGGAAGCGCCGACAGCGATGTCAAGCATCCGGTCGTCACCATTGAAATGGACAGCGGAAAAACGATCAGGCTGGAGCTCTATCCGGAAGTGGCGCCGAACACGGTGAACAATTTTATTTCGCTCGTGAACAAAGGATTTTACAACGGTACGGTCTTTCACCGCGTCATCCCGGGCTTTATGATCCAAGGGGGCGATCCTGAAGGGACGGGAGCCGGCGGCCCCGGTTATTCGATTGCCGGCGAATTTTCCGGCAACGGCTTTAAGAACGACCTGAAGCATACGCGCGGAGTGCTTTCGATGGCGCGCTCGCAGCACCCGAATTCGGCAGGCTCGCAATTTTTCATTATGGTAGCGGATGCGCCCCATTTGGACGGCCAATATGCGGCGTTCGGAAAAGTGACGGAAGGGATGGAAGTCGTGGATGAGATCGTCAATCTGCCCCGCGACAGCCAGGACAAGCCCGAGCAGCTTCCGGTTATGAAAAGCGTTACGGTCGATACGTTAGGCATGATGTTCAAGGAACCCGAAAAAGCAAACTAG
- a CDS encoding TetR/AcrR family transcriptional regulator encodes MTPRTKEQNEAIRKERTDQILQAAIHEYAEKGFAASEIGEIAQRAGVARALVYHYFKNKQTLFRELYEYMMDKARQATLSHFEQEGSAPRLFGEYARIVCEQVMEEPAVSRFFMRISLDVHYLYPAETFSPFEWVKDFIQPMALAIEKGMKEQTIRQGDANLMAMQFWGAVSQGMNYLDRLQQDLLSGGVSEPEAKGQLKVALEQVIESAQAVVRPE; translated from the coding sequence ATGACGCCGCGTACAAAAGAACAAAATGAAGCGATTCGCAAGGAGCGAACCGATCAGATTTTGCAGGCTGCCATTCACGAATATGCGGAGAAAGGTTTTGCGGCATCGGAGATCGGCGAGATCGCACAGCGGGCTGGTGTTGCGCGCGCACTTGTATACCACTATTTTAAAAACAAGCAGACGCTGTTTCGTGAGCTTTACGAGTACATGATGGATAAAGCACGGCAAGCGACCTTATCTCATTTCGAGCAGGAGGGATCCGCGCCCCGGCTGTTCGGTGAGTATGCGAGGATCGTTTGCGAACAAGTGATGGAGGAACCGGCGGTTTCCCGCTTTTTCATGCGGATCAGCCTCGATGTCCATTATTTGTATCCGGCAGAAACATTTTCACCGTTCGAATGGGTAAAAGATTTTATCCAGCCGATGGCGCTGGCGATTGAGAAGGGGATGAAGGAACAGACGATCCGCCAAGGGGACGCCAATCTAATGGCGATGCAATTTTGGGGCGCCGTATCGCAAGGAATGAATTATTTGGACCGGCTGCAGCAAGATCTTCTCTCGGGCGGGGTTTCCGAGCCGGAGGCGAAGGGGCAGCTGAAGGTGGCGCTGGAGCAAGTCATTGAGTCGGCTCAGGCAGTCGTCAGACCGGAGTAG
- a CDS encoding HelD family protein yields the protein MTVQSAYQEEEKRLNEAVTEINGQLSEIGPRYTGNDFTEQMLDVQREERKQKLEIARKEAYFGRIDFQENGGAAPKPLYIGKAGVGRQHSSDLLVIDWRAPVASLFYSFSGGEAPVRYESPEGEVSGTVHLKRNLMVRGSELHRLVDSYIRGQEEDAVTDEFLLYRLGESKDNKLRDIVSTIQEEQDKIIRADKNVALFIQGVAGSGKTTVALHRLAFLLYRYADRISSERMIIFAPNRMFLDYISGVLPELGVGDIVQTTFADWAVELLDHQVTLQSAAETLEYWFEQERTEEDLRQASGRYKGSAAFKELIDRQLHELEQSILPEQPFEPLDGIVLQPAQIKAWYETDYGEEPLMKRRERLASRLKRWLESELKTRRIVDKKLRAKALAKLNSYTKKIPALSALELYRTLFSGKQSAPEVPKKIAAETAARLKAGFAAVEDLAPLAYLHIRLYGLGKPYFDHIVIDEAQDYSPFQLEALRLCQRQPSLTVLGDLQQGIHAYAGIGSWQELQQLFPEQDTGYFELDRSYRSTMEIIDFANRILSGMDGGVKPAVPVFRSGDSVVTERTDDAQWLSRIADTVREWQEEGIFQSISVIGRTARECDLIHRYLLAGGFEASLVQSRQPAYGGGLTVVPAYLSKGLEFDAALIADGSGQAYRRADAKLLYVACTRALHRLKVLHRGELTHLLD from the coding sequence ATGACTGTTCAAAGTGCCTATCAAGAAGAAGAAAAGCGGCTGAACGAGGCCGTAACCGAAATTAATGGACAGCTCAGCGAAATCGGGCCGCGTTATACCGGCAACGATTTTACCGAACAGATGCTGGACGTTCAGCGCGAGGAGCGGAAGCAGAAGCTGGAAATCGCCCGCAAAGAAGCTTATTTCGGACGCATCGATTTTCAGGAAAACGGCGGAGCCGCTCCGAAGCCGCTTTATATCGGCAAAGCCGGCGTCGGGCGCCAGCATTCGTCCGATCTGCTCGTCATCGACTGGCGGGCGCCGGTAGCAAGCCTTTTTTACTCGTTCAGCGGCGGGGAAGCCCCGGTCCGGTACGAGTCGCCGGAAGGCGAGGTAAGCGGAACCGTCCATTTGAAACGGAACCTGATGGTGCGCGGCAGCGAGCTGCACCGGCTCGTTGACAGCTATATCCGGGGACAAGAGGAAGATGCCGTCACCGACGAGTTTTTGCTGTACCGTCTCGGCGAGAGCAAGGACAACAAGCTGCGGGATATCGTATCGACCATTCAGGAGGAGCAGGACAAAATCATCCGTGCGGACAAAAATGTCGCGCTCTTCATCCAGGGGGTTGCGGGAAGCGGCAAAACGACGGTGGCGCTGCACCGGCTCGCGTTTTTGCTTTATCGTTACGCCGACCGCATCTCGTCTGAACGGATGATTATTTTTGCTCCAAACCGGATGTTTCTTGATTATATATCGGGCGTTCTGCCGGAACTCGGCGTCGGGGATATCGTGCAGACGACGTTTGCGGATTGGGCGGTCGAGCTGTTGGATCATCAGGTGACGCTGCAAAGTGCGGCGGAAACGCTGGAATATTGGTTTGAACAGGAGCGGACCGAGGAAGATTTGCGACAAGCCTCGGGACGTTATAAAGGAAGCGCCGCGTTCAAAGAGCTGATCGACCGGCAGCTGCATGAGCTGGAGCAAAGCATTCTTCCGGAGCAGCCGTTTGAGCCGCTGGACGGCATCGTTCTGCAGCCGGCGCAAATCAAGGCTTGGTACGAGACGGATTACGGCGAAGAGCCGCTGATGAAGAGGCGCGAGCGGCTCGCAAGCCGGCTGAAGCGGTGGCTGGAGTCGGAGCTCAAGACGCGGCGCATCGTCGACAAGAAGTTGCGCGCCAAAGCGCTCGCCAAACTGAATTCGTATACGAAAAAGATTCCCGCTTTATCGGCGCTAGAGCTGTACCGTACATTATTCTCCGGCAAGCAGTCGGCGCCCGAAGTGCCGAAAAAGATCGCCGCGGAAACAGCCGCCCGGCTTAAAGCGGGCTTCGCCGCCGTCGAAGACTTGGCCCCGCTCGCTTATTTGCACATCCGGCTTTACGGGCTCGGCAAGCCGTATTTCGACCATATCGTCATCGACGAAGCGCAGGATTATTCGCCGTTTCAGCTCGAAGCGCTGCGTCTTTGCCAGCGCCAGCCGTCGCTGACGGTGCTCGGCGACCTGCAGCAGGGCATTCACGCCTACGCCGGCATCGGCAGCTGGCAGGAGCTGCAGCAATTATTCCCGGAGCAGGACACCGGCTATTTCGAGCTGGACCGCAGCTACCGCTCAACGATGGAAATTATCGATTTTGCCAATCGGATCTTATCCGGGATGGACGGCGGAGTAAAGCCGGCCGTACCGGTCTTCCGCAGCGGCGACTCGGTCGTGACGGAGCGGACGGACGACGCGCAGTGGCTGTCCCGAATCGCCGATACGGTGCGGGAGTGGCAGGAGGAAGGCATCTTCCAGAGCATTTCGGTCATCGGGCGTACCGCCCGCGAATGCGACCTTATTCACCGTTATTTGCTCGCCGGCGGCTTCGAAGCCTCGCTCGTTCAGAGCAGACAGCCCGCTTACGGCGGAGGCTTGACGGTCGTGCCCGCCTATTTGTCCAAAGGGCTCGAGTTCGACGCGGCGCTGATTGCCGACGGAAGCGGACAAGCGTACCGGCGAGCAGATGCGAAGCTGCTGTACGTCGCCTGCACGCGCGCCCTGCACCGGCTGAAAGTGCTGCATCGGGGCGAGCTGACCCATTTGCTTGATTAA
- a CDS encoding nitric oxide synthase oxygenase, translated as MTSMNDWSERHKLAAEAEAFVRSCYGELGLTPEETQRRIAGIKHDIGQAGTYRHTAEELIHGAKMAWRNSARCIGRLFWPSLEVFDRREAATEEEIAAALVHHIEYATNGGRIRPVITIFAPDEGGGRRIRIWNHQLLRYAGYETESGVVGDPASLAFTQECIRLGWKGEGTAFDILPLVIQIGDSEPKWFPIPPSVIVEVPLSHPELSRFEELDLRWYAVPIISDMMLEIGGIRYPAAPFNGWYMETEIGARNLADIDRYNRLPQVAELFGLDRSTNTSLWKDRALVELNRAVLHSFKQAGVSIVDHHTAADQFIRFEKQEQEAGREVSGRWSWLIPPLSPAATPVWHNSYNELNLSPNFHYQTAPYGSGTESAIGKTDAPAAGKNTEPSQVAGKPAEAAHSAAARCPFH; from the coding sequence ATGACAAGCATGAACGATTGGAGCGAACGACATAAATTGGCGGCGGAAGCGGAAGCGTTTGTGCGTTCCTGTTACGGCGAGCTCGGCTTGACGCCGGAGGAGACACAGCGCAGAATCGCCGGCATCAAGCACGACATCGGACAAGCCGGCACGTACCGGCATACGGCAGAGGAACTGATCCACGGAGCCAAAATGGCGTGGCGCAACAGCGCCCGCTGCATCGGCAGATTGTTTTGGCCGTCTTTGGAAGTGTTCGACCGGCGGGAAGCGGCAACCGAGGAAGAAATCGCCGCAGCGCTCGTTCATCATATCGAATACGCGACGAATGGCGGGCGCATTCGCCCGGTTATAACGATATTCGCGCCCGATGAAGGCGGCGGACGCCGGATCCGCATTTGGAACCATCAGCTGCTCCGGTATGCGGGATATGAGACGGAGAGCGGCGTCGTCGGCGATCCGGCGTCGCTGGCGTTTACGCAGGAATGCATCCGGCTAGGCTGGAAGGGCGAAGGCACCGCCTTCGACATTCTTCCGCTCGTCATCCAGATCGGGGATAGCGAACCGAAGTGGTTCCCGATCCCGCCTTCCGTCATTGTCGAGGTGCCATTGTCGCATCCGGAGCTTTCCCGGTTTGAAGAACTGGATTTGCGCTGGTATGCCGTGCCCATTATTTCGGACATGATGCTGGAAATCGGAGGCATCCGCTATCCGGCGGCTCCGTTTAACGGCTGGTATATGGAGACCGAGATCGGCGCGCGCAACTTGGCCGACATCGATCGCTATAACCGGCTGCCGCAGGTCGCCGAGCTGTTCGGACTTGACAGGTCGACTAATACGTCGCTTTGGAAAGACCGGGCGCTGGTGGAGCTTAACCGCGCCGTTCTGCACTCATTCAAGCAGGCTGGCGTCAGCATTGTCGATCATCATACGGCGGCCGACCAGTTCATCCGGTTCGAGAAACAGGAGCAGGAAGCCGGCAGGGAAGTTTCCGGACGGTGGTCGTGGCTCATTCCGCCGTTGTCGCCCGCGGCGACTCCGGTTTGGCACAACAGCTACAATGAGCTGAATCTGTCTCCGAATTTTCATTATCAAACCGCTCCTTACGGAAGCGGGACAGAATCCGCTATTGGAAAGACGGATGCGCCGGCAGCCGGGAAGAATACCGAACCCTCCCAGGTTGCAGGCAAGCCGGCTGAGGCGGCTCATTCCGCCGCCGCGCGCTGCCCATTCCATTGA
- a CDS encoding MFS transporter produces the protein MMFTASRIRLLVVTCAALFMAMLDNLVLGVALPSIQKSFQASISDLEWFTNAYTLAFAVLLIPLSMLGERFGRKRIFLIGVTIFTLGSALAGLSVTPLQLILSRVLQGIGGAAVVPLSLTLVSRAFPEQNRAAALGIWSGISGLGLSSGPLIGGLILEGAPWQLIFWVNVPVGVLTLLFGQRWVEESRGEKTAIDFMGILLLGSGLLGIVFGLERGNTEGWTSLTVTGPLAGGGVLLILFYLWERTRRQPLVRFDLFRRSRYTVLIGAGFLMNAGVFGAIFLLTLFLQQAQGNTALGAGVREMAWTGCTMAAAPLAGLAVSKLGTRDVLLFGLLLQVAGLTGLAALIFSLGVDIPFGYMAPFLMIAGTGMGMSFTPLSDGVISSVPESSVGEASGLSNATRELGGVFGIALCTMIFQRGPAITSPEDFGNHIVPSVFMGAGLIAAALIAVLLFVRREAVRPVAETNMNGGRAEEAG, from the coding sequence ATGATGTTTACTGCATCGCGAATCCGGTTGCTGGTCGTTACTTGCGCCGCGCTGTTTATGGCCATGCTGGATAATCTTGTATTGGGAGTGGCTCTGCCCTCTATCCAAAAATCGTTCCAGGCCAGCATATCCGATCTGGAGTGGTTTACGAACGCTTATACGCTCGCATTTGCCGTGCTTCTCATTCCGCTGAGCATGCTTGGGGAACGATTTGGCCGCAAGCGGATATTTCTTATCGGAGTCACGATTTTTACACTGGGATCGGCACTGGCCGGGCTAAGCGTAACCCCCCTGCAGCTCATCCTGTCCCGGGTGCTTCAAGGCATCGGCGGCGCCGCAGTCGTGCCGCTCAGCCTAACGCTCGTTAGCCGCGCTTTCCCTGAACAAAATCGCGCCGCCGCGCTTGGCATTTGGTCGGGCATATCGGGCCTGGGGCTATCCAGCGGACCCCTTATCGGCGGGCTCATTCTGGAAGGCGCCCCTTGGCAGCTTATTTTCTGGGTAAATGTGCCGGTCGGTGTTCTTACGCTTTTGTTCGGACAGAGATGGGTGGAGGAGTCGCGCGGCGAGAAAACGGCGATTGATTTCATGGGTATTTTGCTGCTGGGATCCGGCTTGCTCGGCATTGTTTTCGGTCTGGAGAGAGGTAATACGGAAGGCTGGACGTCCTTAACGGTGACGGGACCGCTAGCGGGAGGCGGGGTGCTGCTCATTCTGTTCTATCTGTGGGAACGGACGCGCAGGCAGCCGCTTGTACGCTTTGATTTGTTTCGCAGAAGCCGGTACACCGTATTGATCGGGGCGGGATTTCTGATGAATGCGGGCGTCTTCGGCGCGATCTTCCTGTTGACTCTTTTCCTGCAGCAGGCCCAGGGCAATACCGCTCTCGGAGCGGGCGTACGGGAGATGGCTTGGACGGGCTGCACGATGGCTGCGGCGCCCCTTGCCGGTCTGGCCGTATCGAAGCTGGGCACCAGAGACGTTCTGCTCTTTGGACTGCTGCTGCAGGTGGCGGGGCTCACCGGTCTTGCCGCGCTCATTTTTTCGCTTGGCGTTGATATACCGTTTGGCTATATGGCGCCGTTTTTGATGATTGCCGGCACCGGCATGGGGATGAGCTTTACTCCGCTTTCGGACGGCGTTATTTCTTCTGTGCCGGAATCGTCGGTCGGCGAAGCGAGCGGACTGAGCAACGCAACCCGCGAGCTTGGAGGCGTGTTCGGCATTGCCTTGTGTACGATGATTTTTCAGCGGGGACCTGCCATTACATCGCCTGAAGACTTTGGCAATCATATCGTTCCTTCAGTATTTATGGGAGCCGGGCTCATTGCGGCGGCGCTGATTGCTGTGCTGCTGTTCGTCAGAAGGGAAGCCGTCCGCCCGGTTGCAGAGACAAATATGAATGGGGGCAGAGCAGAGGAGGCGGGCTGA